TCACCTTGCCattctgataattttttttattctgctAACATGTCCCGCTTGATATAagcagccccccccccctcccccatttaTTAAGCCCACCCAAAGCCCTGTAGGAAGTTATATGAGCCCAGCGTTTTAACATGTGATTTTGCACTATTGCTTTGGTCCCAGTTAAACTATGGGTTAAAACATTTCAGATAAGCACCTGATTTCAATTCATTCTTATGCTCttatctttttactttttattgtaaatcaGATTTCAGAGCCTGAAGATTTTAGGATGTGGAGAGAGACCATGGAGTCGGAGTTTGGAGGTGGCAAGTTCAAACGCCTTTTTAGGGGGCCTATGTGGAGTTCTTGTGAAGTGACTGATATTGGTGTTCCTCAAAAGGTATagaaaagaaatattaaaatgaaTCTATGTCCTTTTTCTGTCTGGCTGTTGCAATAAGTATTACAATTGTTACAATAGTACCAGATGCAACAACTGCAATGATAATATTACTGCATTATCAGTATGTATTTCATGCAGACTGTAACAGAATGATAATGAAAATTATTTAGTATTTACACCATTAATATACTTTGTGATTTAGTGGGAAAATACACCAATTGATATTCAAAATAAGAGACTCTTTGGATTCAAGtatatttattgttttgttttttttaaataagttctAAATACTTAGGTTTTTAGAGTTAGTATCATTATTGTTTTTCTCCTTTAGGCAAAGGTCAACGTAGCCTGTATCAGTACAAGGACACAGAACACAAGAAATCAACGTTCACTGTTTACTGGAAAACCTGAAATTCAGGTACCTTTATTGATAAACCGTAGTTAAACATACACACCACAGTCGATTGATAAGCAACCCATTCACGTGACTGTGTATATACAAGTTTATGCCTGAACATTACCACTCTCTACTAGTGTGTTCCTGTTGCATATTGTGAATCTGATATGTTTCCAACCTCCATGTTGGTTCATGATATCCTATTTGAAAATGCCTGAATGCCTACTGTTTTATTGCCAGCATGAAAACAAATTGCCTCTCCATATGTGGTAAAGCTGAGGAGGATTAAAAAGAGTGCAATCGAAAATTAAAACAACTTTTTGTTCGCTAGGTTGCAGCTTTAAAAGAACTTAAGACTGCTAATCCTGATGGACGATTCTGGATCAAACTGGATGGAACTGATGTTAAGCCTGCGCTACTGGAATCTATGAGAAAGGAATGGAATGGTGATGTGGATCTTGGCGATGGCAAATTTCAAGCTCTACGACGTGAATATGAAGAGAGAGGTGCAGCCTTCAAAGATGCTTCAAAAGCCACCAATTGCCGTGATCTTCAGCAGAGTCTTACCAAAGTGATTGACTGCATAGAGGCAGACATTGAGTTTCTTAAGGGTGGTCTGGAAAAAGCTGCAACCCTATTTcgtgaaaaaatgcaaaaacagacaacatcgGAGGAAACTCTGAGATGTTTAAATTGGGAAGTTGTGGAGTTTCAAGTTCTACTGGAACAAAGCAACAACTGGCAACAGATTCTTTCTGATCTTCTAGGAGAATTAAATCCAAATAACCCCGCTCTTGCTCCTGTGGTTGCAGTTTTGAAAGACTCTGAGAGTAACATGTCCTTGTACTTGAGAaacatttttaagaaaaaaaggcaGCCCGCTGCAACCCACGTGTTGGTATTAATGGTATCAGatgaaagaagaaacaaaaaaccatATGCTCTTCCTACCCAGTACATTCCATATTACAGTTTAAAAGACCAGTACATCCGTGACTTTACCAAAGTTCTCAAGGAAAATATGGTCCAGTTAGGGCTTCAGGTAGTTGGTGAGTTGATATTCAAATTGTATTGTGCCACTTGGAATGGATTCTGAAAGTATTAATCAAATATGAATAAGTTGACCAAAATTATTGAGGAAATAACAAAGTGATCTCCCATATGATAAAAGAAACCCATTTTTTCCCTGTTCATTCAGTTACTGATTGTGTCATGGAAGCCATTTTTGTTAAGCTGTGAACAAACTTCAGCTGAAGCAGTTTGTTTGTGTAAATATGTCTGTGTAGGATGACCAAGGTTGCCCTTTGTTCAGAGAGGGAGATGGTGTCTGGTTGTTGACtagttaatttttaaaaatcctAGGCACAGTGTCTGATGGTGAATTTGTGACATTGAGAACTCGTGGTGAGATAAGATCCGTGCACATCTGGCAGCTGATCCATGATGCAAGGAGTAGTGTCTCAAAACTTGGCAAACAGAAAATTCTGGAAATGCTGTTACTTCAAGGAGGTACATTATTGCAAACTCTTGTCTTACATATTCTGCTCATGCTGCATATTATCTACTTCTACTATTAGTCAGTCAAATAGGTTAGTTTAGATTATTATGAGACATAGGACAATGCACGTTGTGGTCGATAGGAGCAGGtgggttttgcaaaaattgccaaaaaatacatacatacttgaATAAGAATGTAAACCAAATTTAAGTacagaacaatagaaaaatacTGTCTCTTTAAGAGGGATAAGCTCAGTTTATAGCACATGCAATGTATATCATGCTCCATTATTATGAGTACACAAATGCCGAGATATTTTTCCAACAATTTCTGAGAAATTACAAATGACTATAAAATACATAGATGGTTAATTGTAAATAATCATATTGCAGTGAATCCAGATGGGACACCGATCGTGAGAAGGCCCAATGATGCCATTCCAAGAGACTTGATAACTGGCTTATTCAACCTGCAAGTCAGAGATAGATTGAGCCTACCAGATGCCATTGCCAATATTCGTGGAACATTAATTCCATATGGATACACCCCTTGGCCATTTAGACGGGACACTCCAGAAAGTATGCTTGACATGCTGAGGTCTATTGTTGCAACATACGAGTTCAAAAAGACAGTTAAATCCTTCTTTGAAGAATTTGGAGCTGACTTTACACAGCATTTGTATGTCCCTGAAATTGATCCAGTAACTGGTATCCCACATCATGAACGTGGAGACCACAATCATGTGTTGAAGAGAGTGGCAGCATGTACCCGGAATGGCAACTACCCAGATCTAAATTTTGAGGCATTTGTGGAGGCTATGCGTTCACCCAATACTGGTCTTACCTACACAGCACTTGCAGGGAAAAGGAAGCAATCTGTGGTTGATGCAGAAAGACTCCTTTCCTATCATGTGGCCAACTTCTTTAGAGGAAAGGGCTACGAAAACGAGTACCAGTATGTAAAGGTGATTGCTCAGTGGCATGAATCATCTGACGGAAGGGGCATATCACAGTTGAAGAGAAGCCAATACAACTACGAGATGTTAAATTACCTACTTGATGAATGGATGCCCTGGCATAAGGATGATTATGACTTCTCAAAGATAGACATCAACaggtattttttgtttcttaatCTTAACAAGTTAATGCGTGCAAATTAGCATTGTGATAACTTGTGAGTGTTGGGAATACCTTTCTCGAAAACTTCACTTATGTAACTGTTTATTCAGTGAAGCTGTGTTGGTCATTGCGGTGATCAAATTCTCTGCTATTATTCAAATTATTGTCCGCCATTATGctatttgtttcatgtttctaGACCAGTGGAATACATCAGAGGGTTCACAAGAGAAGTAGTCATTGAAATTACGGCAAACATTGAAAGCCAGGAAATGAGGAGGTGCCAGAACAGTGAAATTGGATATCCCGAACACCCACGTGCAGGATCAACAGAGGACCTTGAGTGCTTTTTTGGTGTGGCGCATAGCCGTTTGGGGAATATCTTCACACTGAATAAGTTCAAAGATGGTTGGCCCAAACTTGTGATGTACAGTATTAAATCAACTTTGTTCATAACCTAATGAATGTGCAATTTGAGATGAAATAATAAGATCAACTCAAAAATAAAAGTGTGGCACTGTATGGACCTACAGTGCACCGTGGAGGTTGTATGCCAGATGACTTGATAAATTGAAATTCTTGTCCAGACAAAAAAAGGAGTAAGCTTATTTACTTCTAAGCTTATTTAATTTGCCAATTGTAAATGTAATATTCTATTATTTCTTTAAGGGAGAATTCCAAGCGCCTGAGTTGCGAAACCCTGCCATTCTACTACTGGACAGAGAACGACAGATTCAAAGAAGGACATCTTGATTCATTTGATGTCATCCCTGGTCAGGTGGACAATGAACAAGGTGATGAAAGTGCTGAAGAAGATGGGCCTGCAAATCCTCTGCGTTTACACAGGCTCATGAGGAACCAAAGGGAAAGTGTGGCACACTTTGTCTCTGGTAGAGCATTCCTACCAGCAAGGAATGATCGTACAGTTAGGCAACAGCATCACCGCCCTAGGTCGGGTGTTCCTCCCCCCtctggttttttgttttccatcgaGGAGGAAAACGAATGATTATAATGTTTACTATTCATTTGTGATGACAGTGCAATCTTTTATGGCCAAACCTCAATAAATCTAAATACCATGGAAGCCAAAAACTGATTCAGTACTTGATAATATAATAAACCTTTATTCTACTGTAGGATGCAGAAATTGAGGTACCTGTCCTATAAAAATGCTAGTAGAACACTGTGTACTCTTCAGTGTGTCAAGTGAAATCACATGAAGAGGGAATAAAACAAAGGATGAGTTAACACATCAgtttttttcattgtatcaaTATTATAGCGACATCTTCAGTGATTAGCTGTCCTTTTTTCAGACCCACTCTCTTGGAAATGTACTAACTGATCATTTATGTGGATAAGTTTGTTACAACAACAGCAGAAATTTCAAGCTTCTTGATTACTGGAGTACATTTTTAAATCTAAATACCATTGAAGCCAAAACCCAAGTCAGTACTTGACAATATTACTCATGATCAGTACTAAATCAGTACTTGACATTATTACCCATAATCTATCAGCAATGCAAATTCATACTCTTGCTGAAATTAAAATTCATGGAGTAAGACAGGCCCTTCCAACAATTAAGGTGTGcaaaatttacccaaatttacCCATGTTCTATAATTCTGGTACCTTCGCACTGATTTCAACAGCTGCTTTGGAAATACATTTGTGgaaaaacatcacaaatttgTATGTCCAGAGTCAGGGTTTGAGTTGTGGGAGGGGGAATTtaatgtatgggttattgaccaagtgtgaggtcaagatggctgggtattggtcaagttctttttttgcgcgtTTATGGACCACGACACAGTGGAGttccataaacttgcaaaaaaaaaggacaaggtcagtatccagccatcttgactgaacaagcttggtcgataaaggatttattatatggttttcaGGGAAATTTTCTTGCGGGACACGGTGGGTAGTCCCAAgtgggcaagatagctccatcttgcctgcttggttagccaatcacagcatagGAATTGATTCATCTTGCCCACTCACAGAGGTAGCCATATGATAAGAGATTTTGTAACATTTTGTTAAATCTGGATAACAACAGCCCCCAAATAAAGAATGTAATGCACAAGTCAGTAATCAAAGTTTATGGATTTGAGTTAACTGAATCCTGACTATCTATCCACAAACTTAGAATAAGGAAAGGCGAACTACCACTACACATGATACCTTTTACAATAATTTGCACATAGTTAAATTACACTCCAGTTCTAGTTATTCGAGGATGAAGTTGAGTAGATCAGTACTGTGCATGGCTACAGTGGAAAATCTAATCAATAAGGTCATTGTATCTGTAACTGGCATCAGTAGGAAGCCAATGACCAACTTTTGAAATTAGCACACG
The Montipora capricornis isolate CH-2021 chromosome 10, ASM3666992v2, whole genome shotgun sequence genome window above contains:
- the LOC138021634 gene encoding uncharacterized protein — translated: MDLVKKLTGCQLSVLATHIMEKLALPILKSTLLKLLPKVLPSLCVSDVTEFLSSLSKIASRDALLSVADSLVSSVASKTGLSWNVKGFLDTACRAMCELEAHDKPNVVYFLCRCIADKKEDGKTPILPLDRMPFGLIQYQLEFFNATHICQISEPEDFRMWRETMESEFGGGKFKRLFRGPMWSSCEVTDIGVPQKAKVNVACISTRTQNTRNQRSLFTGKPEIQVAALKELKTANPDGRFWIKLDGTDVKPALLESMRKEWNGDVDLGDGKFQALRREYEERGAAFKDASKATNCRDLQQSLTKVIDCIEADIEFLKGGLEKAATLFREKMQKQTTSEETLRCLNWEVVEFQVLLEQSNNWQQILSDLLGELNPNNPALAPVVAVLKDSESNMSLYLRNIFKKKRQPAATHVLVLMVSDERRNKKPYALPTQYIPYYSLKDQYIRDFTKVLKENMVQLGLQVVGTVSDGEFVTLRTRGEIRSVHIWQLIHDARSSVSKLGKQKILEMLLLQGVNPDGTPIVRRPNDAIPRDLITGLFNLQVRDRLSLPDAIANIRGTLIPYGYTPWPFRRDTPESMLDMLRSIVATYEFKKTVKSFFEEFGADFTQHLYVPEIDPVTGIPHHERGDHNHVLKRVAACTRNGNYPDLNFEAFVEAMRSPNTGLTYTALAGKRKQSVVDAERLLSYHVANFFRGKGYENEYQYVKVIAQWHESSDGRGISQLKRSQYNYEMLNYLLDEWMPWHKDDYDFSKIDINRPVEYIRGFTREVVIEITANIESQEMRRCQNSEIGYPEHPRAGSTEDLECFFGVAHSRLGNIFTLNKFKDGWPKLVMENSKRLSCETLPFYYWTENDRFKEGHLDSFDVIPGQVDNEQGDESAEEDGPANPLRLHRLMRNQRESVAHFVSGRAFLPARNDRTVRQQHHRPRSGVPPPSGFLFSIEEENE